In Pseudomonas oryzihabitans, the DNA window ACCCTGGGGCTGGTGGTGATCCTGGGAATCATGGAATCGGTCTATGTGATGACCGGCCGCCAGGTCTACAAGGACATGACCAAGTTCTGGGGCAAGCTGTTCGGCATCAACTTCGCCCTGGGCGTCACCACCGGCCTGACCATGGAGTTCCAGTTCGGCACCAACTGGGCCTACTACTCACACTATGTCGGCGACATCTTCGGCGCGCCCCTGGCCATCGAGGGCCTGATGGCCTTCTTCCTCGAATCCACCCTTATCGGGCTGTTCTTCTTTGGCTGGGATCGCCTGTCCAAGGGCCAGCACCTGCTGGTGACCTGGCTGGTGGCGCTGGGCTCGAACCTCTCCGCCCTGTGGATCCTGGTGGCCAACGGCTGGATGCAGAACCCGGTCGGCGCCGAGTTCAACTACGTGACCATGCGCATGGAGCTGGCCGACTTCGGTGCCCTGCTGCTCAACCCCGTGGCCCAGGTGAAGTTCGTCCACACCGTGGCCTCGGGCTACGTCACCGGCGCCATCTTCGTGCTGGCGATCTCCAGCTACTACCTGCTCAAGGGTCGCGACATCGGCTTCGCCCGGCGCTCCTTCGCCGTGGCCGCCGCCTTCGGTACCGCCGCGGTCATCTCGGTGATCGTGCTGGGTGACGAATCCGGCTATCGCGTGGGCGAGGTCCAGAAGGTCAAGCTGGCCGCCATCGAAGCCGAGTGGAACACCGAGGAAGCCCCGGCCTCCTTCACCCTGTTCGGCATCCCCAATCAACAGGAGATGCGCACCGACTACGCGGTGAAGATCCCCTACCTGATGGGTCTGATCGCCACCCGCTCCACCACCGAACAGGTCACCGGCATCAAGGATCTGGTCAGCCAATACGAGGCCCGCGTCCGCAACGGCGCCCAGGCTTACGCCCTGCTGGAGCGACTGCGCGCCGGCGACGATTCCGCCGCCACCCGCGCCGCCTTCGACGCCCACAAGCAGGACCTGGGCTATGGCCTGCTGTTGAAGAAGTACGTCAACGATCCCGCCACGGCCACCCCCGAGCAGGTCCGCCAGGCCGCGCGGGACACCATTCCTGGCGTCGCCAGCCTGTTCTGGACCTTCCGCATCATGGTCGCCAGTGGCGTGCTGATGCTGGCGCTGTTCATCTGCGCCTTCTGGGCCTCGACCCGGCGCAACGAGCTCAAGAAGCCCTGGCTGCTGAAGTGGGCCCTGTTCAGCCTGCCGCTGCCCTGGATCGCCACCCAGACCGGCTGGTGGGTGGCCGAGCACGGCCGCCAGCCCTGGACCATCAGCGAGGTCCTGCCCACCCACCTGTCGGCCTCGACCCTGGCTCCGGCCGATCTGTGGGGCTCCATCGGCGCCCTGGTGACCTTCTACACCCTGCTCCTGATCGTGGAGATGTACCTGATGATCCGCTTCGCCCGCCTCGGCCCGAGCAGCCTGCACACCGGCCGCTACTTCCACGAACGGGCTGCCCAGGTCGGCGACGCCCTGCGCCAGGCCGCCACCGCCAAGCCCGTCGCACCGGCCAACGCCTGAGGAGACTGCCATGTTCGACTACGAAGTGCTCAAGCTCACCTGGTGGGTGCTGATCGGCGTCCTGCTGATCGGCTTTGCCCTCACCGACGGCTTCGACATGGGCGCCATGATCCTGATGCCCCTGATCGGCAAGACCGACAAGGAACGCCGCGCCGCCATCAACAGTATCGCGCCGCACTGGGACGGCAACCAGGTCTGGTTCATCACCGCCGGTGGCGCCCTCTTCGCTGCCTGGCCGATGGTCTATGCCACCGCCTTCTCCGGGCTCTATTGGGCACTGCTGCTGGTGCTCTTCGCCCTGTTCCTGCGTCCGGTGGGCTTCGACTACCGCAGCAAGCTGGACAACACCCGCTGGCGCAACGCCTGGGACTGGGGCCTGTTCACCGGCAGCCTGGTACCGGCCCTGGTGTTTGGCGTGGCCTTCGGCAATCTCTTCCAGGGCGTGCCCTTCCAACTCGACGACACCCTGAGATCCACCTACAGCGGCAGCTTTTTCGCCCTGCTCAACCCCTTCGCCCTGCTCAGCGGCGCGGTCAGCCTGGCCATGCTCTGCGCCCATGGCGGCAGCTGGCTGATGCTGCGTACCCACCACGCCCTGGGCGAGCGCGCCCGACGTGCCACCGGCCTGTGCGCCCTGCTCCACCTCGTCACCTTCGGTCTGGCCGGTGTCTGGCTGGCCTACGGCTTCGACGGCTACGTGCTGGTCAGCCAGGGCGATCCGGGCAGTGCCTTGAATCCGCTGCACAAGGTGGTGACCGCCGGCAATCCGGGCTGGTTGGCCAACTACCATACCCAGCCGCTGACCCTGCTCGCCCCGGTGCTGGCCGCGCTCGGCAGCGTCCTGGCCCTGCTCGGCAGCAGCTGGCGGCAGGCCGGCCTGGCCTTCACCGGTACGTCCCTGGCCATCGTCGGCACCCTCGCCACCGCCGGCTGCGCGCTGCTTCCCTTCGTGCTGCCGTCGAGCCTGGACCCGGCTTCCAGCCTGACCATCTGGGACGCCGTCTCCAGCCATAAGACGCTGGGCATCATGTTCGTCGCCGCGGCCATTTTCGTGCCACTCATCCTGGCCTACACCCTGTGGAGCTACGTGCGCATGTGGGGCAAGGTCGACGACCGCTTCATCGACGCCAACCCCCACGGCCTCTACTGATCACCGATCTCAAGGAGACTCCTTCATGTGGTACTTCACCTGGATCCTCGGTGTCCTGCTCGCCGCGAGCTTCGGCATCATCAACGCCCTCTGGCTGGAAAGCACCCGGGAGCTCGATGTCCATGACGATGCCGAGTGCTGAGGCCCTGCCCCGCGTCCACCCACTAGGACGGACGCTGTCCCTGCTGCTGGCGGCGCCCCTGGCGCTGCTGCTGATGATTCACCCGGGCTTGATGCTCGATGCCAGCGGGCATTACAGCCATCCGCTGCTGATGGGGGTGATGCTGGGTGTCTCCGCCGGCCTGGTCCATGGCGTCGGTTTCGTACCGCGGCTCTGGCTGTGGCGCCTGGTGTTCGGGCCGCTGGTGGGCTGGCCGTTGCTGGGGCTGGGTTACGCGCTGCTCATCAGAGCGCAGCTCGGCTGACGGAGCCTGACAAAAGCGCCCAGACTTCCCGGGCGCTTTTCTGGCTACCCGCGCCCTGCCGGGATCCACTCCTCCCCGCCCGTCGTTCAAGCCTTTAATAAGCTGACCATAAAGCTTCACCTCTAGCTGCCGACATAACCGGAATCGACCCCGCCTTCGCTGGCTCATTGCCTTGCCGCCGGCGCGCCAGCTGACCGCATCAGAGAATTCACCCATGCTCAGGAATGCCCCCCTCAGTACCAAACTCCTGCTGATCCTGCTCCTGCCCCTGGCCGGCTTCCTGGTGATCTCGGGTCTCTACACCGCCGATCGCTACGAAACGCTCAAGAACATGGAGCACACCGTGACCGCCAGTGCCACGGCCGAGCGCGTCAGTGCCTTGGTCACCAGCCTGCAGCGCGAGCGCGGTGCCAGCGGCGTGTTCCTCGGCAGTGGCGGCAAGTCGATGCAGGACAAGCTCAAGACCTTCCGCGAAGACAGCGATAAGGCCCAGAAGGACCTAAGTGCGTTGGCCACCGGTAACGACGCCGCCATCCAGACCGCCATGCGCGCCCTGGACAGCCTGCGTGACCTGCGCAGCAAGGTCGATGGCCTGGCGCTCAACAGCACCCAATCCGGCACGGCCTACACCGACCTGATCAAGGCGCTGATCGGCTACACCCATGCCCTCGAAGCGGGTGTCGATGATCCTGAGATCCTGCGCGCTCTGGGCGCCCTCAATCTCTTCGTCGAGATGAAGGAACGCGCGGGCCGCGAGCGCGTACTGCTGGGCCTGGCCTTCAACCAGAATCGCTTCGATGCCGGCCTGCTGTCGCGCTTCGCCCGCAACCTGGGCGAATTCTCCGCCTACGCCGACG includes these proteins:
- a CDS encoding cytochrome ubiquinol oxidase subunit I gives rise to the protein MISESVVDLSRLQFGMTALYHFIFVPLTLGLVVILGIMESVYVMTGRQVYKDMTKFWGKLFGINFALGVTTGLTMEFQFGTNWAYYSHYVGDIFGAPLAIEGLMAFFLESTLIGLFFFGWDRLSKGQHLLVTWLVALGSNLSALWILVANGWMQNPVGAEFNYVTMRMELADFGALLLNPVAQVKFVHTVASGYVTGAIFVLAISSYYLLKGRDIGFARRSFAVAAAFGTAAVISVIVLGDESGYRVGEVQKVKLAAIEAEWNTEEAPASFTLFGIPNQQEMRTDYAVKIPYLMGLIATRSTTEQVTGIKDLVSQYEARVRNGAQAYALLERLRAGDDSAATRAAFDAHKQDLGYGLLLKKYVNDPATATPEQVRQAARDTIPGVASLFWTFRIMVASGVLMLALFICAFWASTRRNELKKPWLLKWALFSLPLPWIATQTGWWVAEHGRQPWTISEVLPTHLSASTLAPADLWGSIGALVTFYTLLLIVEMYLMIRFARLGPSSLHTGRYFHERAAQVGDALRQAATAKPVAPANA
- the cydB gene encoding cytochrome d ubiquinol oxidase subunit II; protein product: MFDYEVLKLTWWVLIGVLLIGFALTDGFDMGAMILMPLIGKTDKERRAAINSIAPHWDGNQVWFITAGGALFAAWPMVYATAFSGLYWALLLVLFALFLRPVGFDYRSKLDNTRWRNAWDWGLFTGSLVPALVFGVAFGNLFQGVPFQLDDTLRSTYSGSFFALLNPFALLSGAVSLAMLCAHGGSWLMLRTHHALGERARRATGLCALLHLVTFGLAGVWLAYGFDGYVLVSQGDPGSALNPLHKVVTAGNPGWLANYHTQPLTLLAPVLAALGSVLALLGSSWRQAGLAFTGTSLAIVGTLATAGCALLPFVLPSSLDPASSLTIWDAVSSHKTLGIMFVAAAIFVPLILAYTLWSYVRMWGKVDDRFIDANPHGLY
- the cydX gene encoding cytochrome bd-I oxidase subunit CydX, coding for MWYFTWILGVLLAASFGIINALWLESTRELDVHDDAEC
- a CDS encoding cyd operon YbgE family protein, with protein sequence MPSAEALPRVHPLGRTLSLLLAAPLALLLMIHPGLMLDASGHYSHPLLMGVMLGVSAGLVHGVGFVPRLWLWRLVFGPLVGWPLLGLGYALLIRAQLG